One Nostocoides sp. HKS02 genomic window carries:
- a CDS encoding F0F1 ATP synthase subunit delta, with translation MRGSSRAAVIAGSTALEAALASGADRARLGDELLAVADLVDGNATLRRALGDPSREAAEKQSLAEQLLTGKVSAESLVVVKTLVGQRWATERDLADTVEQLGVEAILAGAEQQGHMDRVEDELFRFDRIVAGSPELRDRLTNRQGDAEAKAGVVSQLLEGRTAPETVRLARQAVLAPRGRKLDRTLERYLALAAKRREQLTAVVTAATDLDDAQRDRLSRALQSIYGRAVLLQVAVDPAVLGGIRVRVGDEVVDGTIVRRLDEARRHIAG, from the coding sequence ATGCGTGGTTCGTCGCGGGCGGCCGTGATCGCCGGGAGCACGGCCCTCGAGGCCGCGCTCGCCAGCGGTGCGGACCGCGCGAGGCTGGGTGACGAGCTGTTGGCCGTGGCCGACCTCGTCGACGGCAACGCCACGCTGCGTCGCGCGCTCGGTGACCCGTCACGTGAGGCCGCCGAGAAGCAGTCCCTCGCCGAGCAGCTCCTCACCGGCAAGGTCTCGGCTGAGTCCCTCGTCGTGGTCAAGACCCTGGTCGGCCAGCGTTGGGCCACCGAGCGCGACCTCGCCGACACGGTCGAGCAGCTCGGGGTCGAGGCGATCCTGGCCGGAGCCGAGCAGCAGGGCCACATGGACCGGGTCGAGGATGAGCTGTTCCGCTTCGATCGGATCGTCGCTGGCAGCCCCGAGCTGCGTGACCGACTGACCAACCGTCAGGGCGACGCCGAGGCGAAGGCCGGCGTCGTCAGCCAGCTGCTCGAGGGCCGCACCGCGCCCGAGACGGTGCGACTGGCGCGCCAGGCGGTGCTCGCACCGCGCGGCCGCAAGCTCGACCGCACGCTCGAGCGCTACCTCGCCCTCGCGGCGAAGCGTCGCGAGCAGCTGACCGCCGTGGTCACCGCGGCGACCGACCTCGACGACGCCCAGCGCGACCGGCTGTCGAGGGCGCTGCAGTCCATCTACGGCAGGGCGGTCCTGCTCCAGGTGGCCGTCGACCCCGCGGTGCTCGGCGGCATCCGGGTCAGGGTCGGCGACGAGGTCGTCGACGGCACCATCGTGCGACGCCTCGACGAGGCGCGCAGGCACATCGCCGGCTGA
- a CDS encoding F0F1 ATP synthase subunit B, with translation MQHYTGITQVVSLAAADSAGERSPILPLMGELVFGLVIFAIFLWIIAKKVVPNLEKAYADRTSAIEGGMQQAEEAQQQAQAALEQYQAQLTEARAEAARIREEAREQGATIVAEMRGHAQNEAGRITEAAHKQIEAERQQAIVSLRAEVGRLSTDLASRIVGESLHEEARQKGIVDRFLAELEAGEIRPEKVGEDA, from the coding sequence GTGCAGCACTACACCGGCATCACGCAGGTCGTGAGTCTGGCAGCGGCCGACTCGGCAGGTGAGCGCTCTCCCATCCTGCCCCTGATGGGTGAGCTGGTCTTCGGACTCGTCATCTTCGCGATCTTCCTGTGGATCATCGCCAAGAAGGTCGTCCCGAACCTCGAGAAGGCCTATGCCGACCGCACGTCCGCCATCGAGGGCGGGATGCAGCAGGCAGAGGAGGCCCAGCAGCAGGCCCAGGCTGCTCTCGAGCAGTACCAGGCGCAGCTGACCGAGGCCCGTGCGGAGGCGGCGCGCATTCGCGAGGAGGCGCGCGAGCAGGGGGCGACCATCGTCGCGGAGATGCGCGGCCACGCCCAGAACGAGGCCGGTCGCATCACCGAGGCGGCGCACAAGCAGATCGAGGCCGAGCGCCAGCAGGCCATCGTCTCGCTGCGCGCCGAGGTCGGTCGCCTGTCCACCGACCTCGCCAGCCGCATCGTGGGCGAGTCGCTGCACGAGGAGGCCCGTCAGAAGGGCATCGTCGACCGGTTCCTGGCCGAGCTCGAGGCGGGGGAGATCCGCCCCGAGAAGGTCGGGGAGGACGCCTGA
- the atpE gene encoding ATP synthase F0 subunit C, translating to MTGNIAILGYGLSAIGPGVGIGLIFAAYINGVARQPEARGVLQGIAILGFALAEALAIFGLVLAFVFK from the coding sequence ATGACTGGCAACATCGCCATCCTCGGTTACGGCCTGTCTGCGATCGGCCCCGGTGTCGGCATCGGCCTGATCTTCGCGGCGTACATCAACGGTGTGGCGCGTCAGCCTGAGGCCCGCGGCGTCCTCCAGGGCATCGCCATCCTCGGCTTCGCCCTCGCCGAGGCGCTGGCCATCTTCGGTCTGGTGCTCGCGTTCGTCTTCAAGTAA
- the atpB gene encoding F0F1 ATP synthase subunit A, which translates to MSLNVTGAVNLAAAGGDGQGFQSPTPSEFYQPLIGHGDWAITRPMVVLALSVVLISWFLIATTRKAAVVPSKGQWVTESLYNVVRNGLARDIIGSHDFLKFVPLLFSLFTLILVNNLFGVIPPVQYPTMSRIGFPIALTLFVFVIYHAVGIRKNGLGGHFKHMIPPDLPKPIYVLIIPLELLTYFVTRPLTLALRLFGNMFAGHMLLLLFITGGEYMVIHGSLGLKVAGAGSYLMGAILTAFEALIEFLQAYIFTLLAATYIAGSLADEH; encoded by the coding sequence GTGAGTCTGAACGTGACGGGTGCCGTCAACCTGGCCGCCGCCGGCGGCGACGGACAGGGCTTCCAGTCGCCCACGCCGTCTGAGTTCTACCAGCCCCTGATCGGCCACGGCGACTGGGCGATCACGCGCCCCATGGTGGTCCTCGCCCTGTCGGTGGTCCTGATCTCGTGGTTCCTGATCGCGACCACCCGCAAAGCGGCGGTCGTCCCGAGCAAGGGCCAGTGGGTCACCGAGAGCCTCTACAACGTGGTGCGCAACGGCCTGGCCCGCGACATCATCGGCAGCCACGACTTCCTCAAGTTCGTGCCCCTGCTGTTCTCGCTGTTCACCCTCATCCTGGTCAACAACCTGTTCGGCGTGATCCCGCCGGTCCAGTACCCCACGATGAGCCGCATCGGGTTCCCGATCGCCCTCACGCTCTTCGTCTTCGTGATCTACCACGCGGTCGGCATCCGCAAGAACGGCCTGGGCGGCCACTTCAAGCACATGATCCCGCCGGACCTGCCCAAGCCGATCTACGTGCTGATCATCCCGCTCGAGCTGCTGACGTACTTCGTCACCCGCCCGCTGACCCTCGCGCTGCGACTCTTCGGCAACATGTTCGCCGGCCACATGCTGTTGCTGCTGTTCATCACCGGCGGCGAGTACATGGTCATCCACGGCAGCCTCGGGCTGAAGGTCGCCGGCGCCGGCTCCTACCTCATGGGCGCGATCCTGACCGCCTTCGAGGCCCTGATCGAGTTCCTGCAGGCCTACATCTTCACCCTGCTCGCAGCGACCTACATCGCCGGCTCCCTGGCCGACGAGCACTGA
- a CDS encoding AtpZ/AtpI family protein produces MTTPRPQQSPHGRQTPLERADAGHDRRDEARMWNVVSYLITGPVMFGALGWGLDTWLGTSWLVAVGIVGGMALSLYLVWFRYGTQ; encoded by the coding sequence GTGACCACACCGCGCCCGCAGCAGTCGCCGCACGGTCGGCAGACGCCGCTCGAGCGGGCCGACGCCGGGCACGACCGACGCGACGAGGCGCGCATGTGGAACGTCGTGTCGTACCTCATCACGGGACCTGTGATGTTCGGGGCGCTGGGCTGGGGACTCGACACCTGGCTGGGCACGTCGTGGCTGGTCGCGGTGGGCATCGTGGGTGGGATGGCCCTGTCGCTGTACCTCGTGTGGTTCCGGTACGGTACGCAATGA